A single genomic interval of Alcaligenes sp. SDU_A2 harbors:
- a CDS encoding efflux RND transporter permease subunit, with protein MVLSDICIRRPVFATVLSLVIVLVGLISYDRLTVREYPAIDEPVVSVITNYKGASPEVIESQVTKPLEDQLSGIEGVDVMTSRSRSERSLINIKFNLDRDPDAAAADVRDKVSRARRFLPDEVDEPIINKVEADSTPIIYIGVETGDYSQLQASDYINRYLKTRLSVLPGAAEIRVFGERLPAMRIDVDRTRLGAYRLTVQDVEDALRAQNVLIPAGRIESQAREFTVVSSTNLETPEQFRDIIVSQASGYPVRISDVAQVRIAPAEERVLARFNGQNSLNIGVTKQSTANPLDLSKAVRAEVAQINENLPGNMKLNIAYDSSIFIQKSIDSVYITIGEAIVLVVLVIVFFLRSLRASIIPIVTIPVSLIGAFAVMYMLGFSVNTLTLLAMVLAIGLVVDDAIVVLENVYRHIEEGKTPLQASFLGVREIAFAVIAMTLTLVAVYAPLAFATGRTGRLFIEFALTLASAVLVSGFVALTLTPMMCSKLLRPHSKPGRISQGIEDFLVWLTRVYRRLLLRALRWRALVLLLGLAVAGASGVLFTVIKSELAPVEDRGVIFGIVNAPEGATLDYTLHSVQRVEELYRGIAEMEGYQSIIGFPTVTDSFAILRLKPWEERSRSQQSIARQLQPGFSAIPGARAFPTNPPSLGQRATSKPVEFVIMSQAPYAELAQIVDTFLDGLKDYPGLQNIDTDLRLNTPEIRIDVDRDKLADSGVSVDTVGRTLETMLGGRQVTRFESDGEQYDVIVQVDKQARSSPQNILEIYVRTQDGGMVQASNFLTVRESVSPQSLNHFNRLRAVIVQASIAPGYALGEVLDHMSEVARQTLPDTVQTDLDGQSREFRDSSGSIYLVFAMALAFIYLVLAAQFESWRNPLIIMLSVPLSMTGALLALWLSGGTLSIYSQIGLITLVGLITKHGILIVEFATQQREAGASLYNAVVRACEMRLRPILMTTGAMVLGVLPLAYAGGAGAESRQQIGWVLVGGLSLGTLLTLFVVPVAYTLIARKQILQDKQLELADVPER; from the coding sequence ATGGTGCTTTCTGATATTTGTATCCGCCGCCCGGTGTTTGCCACGGTGCTGTCTCTGGTCATTGTTCTGGTCGGTTTGATTTCCTACGACCGCTTGACGGTGCGCGAGTACCCGGCCATCGACGAGCCTGTGGTGTCCGTCATCACCAACTATAAAGGAGCGTCGCCCGAAGTCATCGAGTCCCAGGTGACCAAGCCGCTGGAAGACCAGTTATCGGGTATCGAGGGCGTGGACGTGATGACCTCGCGCAGCCGCTCCGAGCGCAGTCTGATCAATATCAAGTTCAACCTGGATCGCGACCCGGATGCGGCTGCCGCCGATGTGCGCGACAAAGTATCGCGGGCGCGGCGCTTTTTGCCCGACGAGGTGGATGAACCCATCATCAACAAGGTGGAGGCGGACTCCACGCCTATTATTTATATAGGTGTGGAGACGGGTGACTACAGCCAACTGCAAGCCTCTGACTACATCAACCGCTATTTAAAGACGCGTCTGTCCGTGCTGCCCGGCGCGGCCGAGATACGGGTATTTGGTGAACGCTTGCCGGCCATGCGCATCGATGTGGATCGTACCCGCCTGGGCGCGTATCGCTTGACCGTGCAAGATGTAGAGGATGCCTTGCGTGCCCAGAACGTGTTGATTCCGGCTGGGCGCATCGAATCCCAGGCACGGGAGTTTACCGTGGTGTCGTCCACCAATCTGGAGACGCCGGAGCAGTTTCGCGACATCATCGTCAGCCAGGCCAGCGGGTATCCCGTGCGTATTTCCGATGTGGCCCAGGTGCGCATCGCACCCGCCGAAGAGCGTGTGCTGGCACGCTTTAACGGCCAGAACAGCTTGAATATCGGCGTGACCAAGCAATCCACCGCCAATCCCTTGGATCTGTCCAAGGCGGTACGCGCCGAAGTTGCGCAGATCAACGAGAATCTGCCGGGCAACATGAAGCTGAATATTGCCTACGACAGTTCTATCTTTATCCAGAAGTCCATTGATTCTGTTTACATCACCATCGGCGAGGCCATTGTGCTGGTGGTGCTGGTCATTGTGTTTTTTCTGCGTAGCCTGCGTGCCAGCATCATCCCCATCGTCACCATTCCGGTGTCCTTGATCGGTGCGTTTGCCGTTATGTATATGTTGGGCTTTTCGGTGAACACGCTGACCCTGCTGGCGATGGTGCTGGCCATCGGTCTGGTGGTGGACGATGCCATCGTGGTGCTGGAGAACGTCTACCGGCATATCGAAGAGGGCAAGACGCCGTTGCAGGCTTCTTTTCTGGGTGTACGCGAGATCGCCTTTGCGGTGATCGCCATGACCCTGACGCTGGTGGCGGTCTACGCGCCCCTGGCGTTTGCGACCGGCCGCACAGGACGTCTGTTCATCGAGTTTGCCCTGACCTTGGCCTCGGCCGTGCTGGTGTCCGGTTTTGTGGCTTTGACCTTGACGCCCATGATGTGCTCCAAATTGCTGCGCCCGCACAGCAAGCCGGGACGCATCAGCCAGGGCATAGAGGATTTTCTGGTCTGGCTGACGCGTGTTTATCGCCGCCTGTTACTGCGTGCTTTACGCTGGCGGGCCTTGGTATTGTTGTTGGGGCTGGCGGTAGCGGGCGCAAGCGGGGTGTTGTTTACCGTCATCAAGAGCGAATTGGCTCCTGTCGAGGACCGTGGCGTGATTTTCGGGATTGTGAATGCGCCGGAAGGCGCGACCCTGGACTACACCTTGCACAGTGTGCAGCGTGTCGAGGAGCTGTACCGGGGGATTGCGGAAATGGAAGGGTATCAGTCCATCATCGGCTTTCCGACCGTGACCGACTCCTTTGCCATCTTGCGTCTTAAACCCTGGGAAGAACGCAGCCGCAGTCAGCAATCGATTGCGCGTCAATTGCAGCCGGGCTTTTCGGCCATTCCGGGGGCGCGGGCGTTTCCGACCAACCCGCCTTCGCTGGGGCAGCGCGCGACCTCCAAGCCGGTCGAGTTCGTCATCATGAGCCAGGCTCCCTATGCCGAGCTGGCCCAGATCGTGGACACATTTCTGGACGGCCTGAAAGACTATCCGGGGCTGCAAAATATCGATACCGACCTGCGCTTGAATACCCCTGAAATCCGCATCGACGTGGATCGCGACAAGCTGGCCGATAGCGGGGTGTCTGTGGATACGGTGGGGCGGACGCTGGAGACCATGCTGGGCGGACGTCAGGTCACCCGTTTCGAGAGCGATGGCGAACAGTACGATGTCATTGTGCAAGTGGACAAGCAGGCGCGCTCCAGTCCGCAGAACATTCTGGAAATTTATGTGCGCACGCAGGATGGCGGCATGGTGCAGGCGTCCAATTTCTTGACGGTACGCGAGAGTGTCTCGCCCCAGTCGCTGAATCACTTCAACCGTTTGCGGGCGGTTATTGTGCAGGCCTCCATTGCCCCCGGCTACGCTTTGGGCGAGGTGCTCGATCACATGAGCGAGGTCGCCCGCCAGACCCTGCCCGATACGGTGCAGACTGATCTGGATGGTCAGTCGCGCGAGTTCCGTGACTCCTCGGGCAGCATCTATCTGGTGTTCGCGATGGCCCTGGCCTTTATTTATCTGGTTCTGGCCGCGCAGTTCGAGAGCTGGCGCAATCCGCTCATCATCATGCTGTCGGTGCCGCTGTCCATGACCGGCGCTTTGCTGGCTTTGTGGCTGTCGGGCGGCACCTTGTCGATTTACAGCCAGATTGGCCTGATTACGTTGGTGGGCCTGATCACCAAGCACGGTATCTTGATCGTGGAATTTGCCACCCAGCAGCGCGAAGCCGGTGCCAGTTTGTACAATGCAGTGGTGCGTGCCTGCGAAATGCGCCTGCGGCCCATCTTGATGACCACGGGGGCAATGGTGCTGGGTGTGTTGCCCCTGGCTTATGCCGGTGGAGCGGGTGCTGAATCGCGCCAGCAGATCGGCTGGGTGCTGGTAGGTGGCTTGTCCCTGGGGACTTTGCTGACTTTGTTTGTGGTGCCGGTGGCCTATACCTTGATTGCTCGCAAGCAGATCCTGCAGGACAAGCAGTTGGAGCTGGCCGATGTGCCCGAGCGTTAA
- the dnaQ gene encoding DNA polymerase III subunit epsilon yields the protein MRQIILDTETTGLEPREGHRIVEVGCVEMVNRKLTGRHLHLYLNPDRDSDPEALAVHGLTTEFLSQHPRFSDVVQDILDFVQDAEVIIHNAAFDTRFLDAELNRVGKKPFSEYCGSIIDSLLVAREMHPGKRNSLDSLCERYGISNAHRTLHGALLDSELLADVWLAMTRGQDALLMDFEEGEDTDNSGAGLALGRFDPGVLKVLRASQADQAEHDKYLAQLEKENKKPPMWLALAASDATA from the coding sequence ATGCGTCAAATTATTCTGGATACTGAAACCACCGGCCTGGAGCCGCGCGAGGGCCACCGTATCGTCGAAGTGGGCTGCGTGGAAATGGTCAATCGAAAGCTGACCGGCCGGCATCTGCATTTGTATTTGAACCCGGATCGTGATTCCGACCCCGAGGCCCTGGCCGTGCACGGGCTGACCACCGAGTTTTTGTCTCAGCATCCGCGCTTTAGCGATGTAGTGCAGGACATCTTGGACTTTGTGCAGGATGCCGAAGTCATCATCCATAACGCAGCGTTTGATACGCGTTTTCTGGATGCCGAGCTAAATCGTGTCGGCAAGAAGCCTTTTTCCGAGTATTGCGGTTCCATTATCGATTCGCTGCTGGTAGCGCGCGAGATGCACCCGGGCAAGCGCAATTCCTTGGATTCGCTGTGCGAACGCTACGGCATTTCCAATGCGCACCGTACTTTGCACGGTGCCTTGCTGGACTCGGAGCTGTTGGCCGATGTCTGGCTGGCCATGACGCGTGGACAGGACGCGTTGTTAATGGACTTCGAGGAAGGCGAGGACACTGATAACAGTGGTGCCGGTCTGGCGCTGGGCAGGTTTGATCCCGGCGTGCTCAAGGTGTTGCGTGCTTCCCAAGCGGATCAGGCCGAGCACGACAAGTATCTGGCGCAGTTAGAAAAAGAAAACAAGAAACCGCCCATGTGGCTGGCGCTTGCTGCAAGCGATGCCACGGCGTAA
- a CDS encoding COG4315 family predicted lipoprotein, with translation MRIGKPLSFLVLGVVLSGPALAEAPKTQNGHFIDANGAALYTFDKDMGGKSACTDTCAKNWPAALAGQEDVASGDWTFAQSHDGKRQWAYKGKPLYRFAKDAKPGDTLGDGVGGVWHLAKP, from the coding sequence ATGCGTATCGGCAAACCGCTGTCTTTCTTGGTGTTGGGCGTCGTGTTGTCTGGTCCGGCCTTGGCCGAGGCCCCCAAGACTCAAAATGGACATTTCATTGATGCGAACGGTGCCGCCCTGTATACCTTCGATAAGGATATGGGCGGAAAAAGCGCATGCACGGATACCTGCGCCAAGAACTGGCCTGCTGCCTTGGCCGGGCAGGAAGATGTGGCCAGCGGCGACTGGACTTTTGCGCAAAGTCACGACGGCAAGCGGCAATGGGCGTACAAGGGCAAGCCTTTATATCGTTTTGCCAAGGATGCGAAACCGGGCGATACCCTTGGTGACGGGGTGGGTGGGGTCTGGCATCTGGCCAAACCCTGA
- a CDS encoding Bug family tripartite tricarboxylate transporter substrate binding protein: protein MIRTLVQLLASLTLAASLPQALAQNNVDFPQHPVRIIVPYGAGGSADILARAVSERLTTLWGQSVIVENKPGGIGTIGIMLAVNAKPDGYTLVSVPVSDLAVNPHLYKKRPFNVFKDLEPVSQVGSVPNMLIVNPALGVTDAAGLLALARQPGRTLTYGSPGVGSQAHLAAEAFASKHALTLNHIPYNSVAAAITDVAGGHVDLMFAQLPSALPFIQGKTVTLLGIAANQRSPLMPEAPTLSESTGEQYGDFISWSGLMAPAGTPLALREKIARDIQNVMNTTDLKQVLAGSGTVGIGSTPQELAATMRADYARYGHIISDLNLILD from the coding sequence ATGATCCGTACCCTAGTCCAACTTCTGGCGAGCTTGACCTTGGCAGCCAGCCTGCCGCAAGCCCTGGCGCAGAACAACGTAGATTTCCCACAGCATCCCGTAAGAATCATCGTCCCCTACGGCGCAGGCGGATCGGCCGATATATTGGCCCGCGCCGTCAGCGAGAGACTGACTACGCTCTGGGGCCAGAGCGTCATTGTGGAAAACAAGCCCGGCGGCATCGGCACCATAGGAATCATGCTTGCCGTCAACGCCAAACCGGACGGCTACACCCTTGTTTCAGTGCCAGTATCGGATCTGGCCGTCAACCCCCACCTATACAAGAAGCGGCCCTTCAATGTCTTTAAAGACCTGGAGCCGGTCAGCCAGGTCGGGTCGGTCCCTAATATGCTGATCGTCAACCCTGCGCTGGGCGTCACAGACGCCGCTGGTTTACTAGCACTGGCCCGCCAACCCGGCCGCACCTTGACCTACGGCTCACCAGGAGTAGGCAGCCAAGCCCATCTGGCTGCCGAAGCTTTTGCCAGCAAGCACGCGCTGACGTTAAATCACATCCCCTACAACAGCGTGGCTGCCGCCATTACCGATGTGGCCGGCGGGCATGTGGATCTGATGTTCGCCCAGTTGCCCAGCGCGCTGCCGTTTATCCAGGGCAAGACCGTCACACTGCTGGGTATTGCCGCAAACCAGCGCAGCCCGCTCATGCCCGAAGCGCCCACCCTCAGCGAATCAACCGGCGAACAATATGGCGACTTCATATCCTGGTCAGGACTGATGGCACCAGCCGGCACCCCCCTGGCTCTACGCGAAAAAATTGCTCGGGATATTCAGAACGTCATGAACACGACTGATCTGAAGCAGGTGCTGGCCGGCTCGGGCACAGTAGGCATAGGCAGTACGCCACAAGAGCTGGCCGCCACCATGCGCGCCGATTACGCACGCTATGGACACATCATTAGCGACCTGAATCTGATCCTGGATTGA
- a CDS encoding chlorohydrolase family protein has product MKTLIKARWVIGFDNQHHHVIDHGQLVYEGEHILYVGPHYEGHADCLIEAPDSVLSPGLIDTHVHSGHRALHKLLTDGGRPSLFGQPYMDVTIARKGTQIRGYPNYLDKEQAARDPGIALHAAFTVAELLRNGVTTFVELGGHVQVQEALWAQCEARGIRGYLGPGYDSGRWQSDEDGRLERIAYPDQGQQLFEDALAFIRRAQASECDLIHGILVPREIENCSLDLLRQTLRAADDMKLPMATHAGYNVIEFMETVREHGMTPIELLNHVGMLRPTLNIGHANLISNHPKMNYSGGDDLSLMGQRGVSISHCPINIVRRARTLDNWKAYRQAGVNITLGSDTYPRDMFMNMRTASYHGKVMSHDLTAASAAEVFDAATLSAARSLGRDDLGRLTPGARADMILVRIGRGDVLRYGPIWDPIRSMVECGIGDDVDTVICNGRISMRHGVIPDLDLPELRRQVQEFADDIWPNLQDWDPLKRSAQDMCPISRCTHD; this is encoded by the coding sequence ATGAAAACGCTGATCAAGGCACGCTGGGTCATCGGGTTTGACAATCAACATCACCACGTGATCGATCACGGCCAGCTCGTGTATGAGGGCGAACACATACTGTACGTCGGCCCGCATTACGAAGGCCACGCAGACTGCCTGATCGAGGCCCCCGACAGTGTCCTGTCGCCGGGCTTGATCGACACCCACGTGCATTCCGGCCACCGCGCCCTGCACAAGCTGCTGACCGATGGCGGACGCCCCAGCCTGTTCGGCCAGCCCTATATGGACGTGACCATTGCCCGTAAAGGCACACAGATACGCGGCTACCCCAACTATCTGGACAAAGAACAGGCGGCCCGCGATCCCGGCATTGCCTTACACGCGGCCTTCACCGTGGCCGAGCTGCTGCGCAATGGCGTAACTACATTTGTAGAGCTGGGTGGACACGTGCAGGTTCAAGAAGCATTGTGGGCGCAATGTGAAGCACGCGGTATCCGTGGATACCTGGGGCCGGGCTACGACAGCGGGCGCTGGCAGTCCGACGAGGACGGCCGCCTGGAACGTATTGCCTACCCCGACCAAGGACAGCAACTGTTCGAGGACGCCCTGGCCTTTATCCGCCGCGCCCAAGCATCTGAGTGCGACCTGATTCACGGCATTCTGGTGCCGCGCGAAATCGAAAACTGCAGCCTGGACCTGCTGCGCCAGACCCTGCGCGCCGCCGACGACATGAAGCTGCCCATGGCAACCCATGCCGGCTACAACGTCATCGAGTTCATGGAAACCGTGCGCGAACACGGCATGACACCTATCGAACTGCTCAATCATGTAGGCATGCTGCGGCCGACCTTGAATATCGGCCACGCCAATCTAATCTCCAACCACCCCAAAATGAACTATTCCGGTGGCGATGACCTGAGCCTGATGGGACAGCGCGGCGTCTCCATCTCCCACTGCCCCATCAATATCGTGCGTCGCGCACGCACACTGGACAATTGGAAGGCCTACCGACAGGCCGGTGTCAACATCACCCTGGGCAGCGATACCTATCCACGCGATATGTTCATGAATATGCGCACTGCGTCTTACCACGGCAAAGTCATGAGCCATGACCTGACCGCCGCCAGCGCCGCCGAGGTATTTGACGCCGCTACCCTGTCCGCAGCTCGCTCACTCGGCCGCGACGATCTGGGACGCCTGACTCCAGGCGCGCGTGCGGACATGATACTGGTGCGCATCGGACGCGGCGATGTGCTGCGCTACGGCCCGATCTGGGACCCCATACGCAGCATGGTGGAATGCGGCATCGGCGACGATGTGGACACCGTCATCTGCAACGGCAGAATCAGCATGCGGCACGGAGTCATCCCTGATCTGGATCTGCCCGAATTGCGCCGGCAGGTGCAAGAGTTTGCGGACGACATCTGGCCCAATCTACAGGACTGGGACCCGCTCAAACGCAGTGCCCAGGATATGTGCCCGATCAGCCGCTGCACGCACGATTAA
- a CDS encoding LysR family transcriptional regulator, giving the protein MKDLDLDQLRVFHAVFRERNVSRAALALDANQSTVSKELSKLRLHFDDVLFLRHAQGMEPTHKARALAPRIAQALALLDDLLCTDSGHEEPERLSVCFRVATTEYLSYLLMPALTQHVQQMAPDCGLEVLDMADQGAEDWLLGGKADLVLSSSAAVSYPLFRQELFQDCYVVLMRASGRNGQRMELDEFCRRRHIGVPGHNGSRERRLADALQARGLERRVQVSLPHFLAVPAMLERTDLLISLAERMAHSLCAGHDLDILQHPLALEPFTVYQVWHERTRVSGAYAWFREQVRLVCGKAQVLERPAAGGPVSITSRSGRPR; this is encoded by the coding sequence ATGAAGGATCTCGATCTGGACCAGCTACGTGTGTTTCACGCCGTGTTCCGGGAACGGAATGTAAGCCGTGCGGCTCTGGCTCTGGATGCGAACCAGTCCACGGTCAGCAAGGAGCTCTCCAAGCTGCGTCTGCATTTTGACGATGTGCTGTTTCTGCGCCATGCCCAAGGGATGGAGCCTACCCATAAGGCGCGGGCTTTGGCACCGCGCATTGCCCAGGCGCTAGCGTTGCTGGATGATTTGCTATGTACGGACAGCGGCCATGAAGAGCCTGAGCGCCTGAGCGTCTGTTTCCGGGTGGCGACCACGGAATATTTGTCGTACTTATTGATGCCGGCGTTGACACAGCATGTGCAGCAGATGGCTCCGGACTGTGGTCTGGAGGTGCTGGATATGGCCGATCAAGGGGCCGAGGATTGGTTGCTGGGCGGTAAGGCGGATCTGGTCTTGTCCTCGTCGGCGGCTGTGTCTTACCCGTTGTTTAGGCAGGAGCTGTTCCAGGATTGCTATGTGGTCTTGATGCGCGCCAGCGGGCGCAATGGACAGCGCATGGAACTGGACGAGTTCTGTCGTCGCCGTCATATCGGTGTGCCCGGTCACAATGGCAGTCGGGAGCGGCGTTTGGCTGATGCTTTGCAGGCGCGGGGGCTGGAGCGCCGCGTGCAGGTGAGCTTGCCGCATTTCTTGGCCGTGCCGGCCATGCTGGAGCGCACGGATCTGTTGATTAGTTTGGCCGAGCGTATGGCGCATTCCTTATGCGCCGGACATGATCTGGATATTTTGCAGCATCCCCTGGCTCTGGAGCCGTTCACGGTCTATCAGGTTTGGCACGAACGCACTCGTGTCAGCGGGGCGTATGCCTGGTTTCGGGAGCAGGTCAGACTGGTGTGCGGCAAAGCCCAGGTATTGGAGCGGCCCGCCGCCGGCGGGCCTGTATCAATTACATCCAGGTCAGGCCGACCGAGATGA
- a CDS encoding short-chain fatty acid transporter produces MFKALTRGSVRLVERYLPDPYIFVILLTLIAGIAAMTVEQRTPMEVVRFWGNGFWSLLTFAMQMLLVLLTGHMLASTPLVKSWLRALASLARSAGSAIILVTLVSLAASWINWGFGLVVGALFAKELARQVRVDYRLLVASAYSGFLVWHGGLAGSVPLTIATPGHFAESKMGIISTSDTIFSAFNLAIVIALFVLVPLVNRLMLPSDKESIYVDPALLQDTPDDPNATTNRPADRLENSRLISLSIGLAGLAYMFDYYIVRGAALNLNVINFSFLILAIILHGTPRRLLKSLDEAIRGGAGIVIQFPFYAGIMAIMIDSGLAASLSEWLVSFATATTLPFWTFISAGLVNIFVPSGGGQWAVQSPVVIAAAQALDADMARTAMAVAWGDSWTNMLQPFWALPVLAIAGLKAKDIMGFCLIQLFVSGIVISVGLTWM; encoded by the coding sequence ATGTTCAAAGCCTTGACACGCGGCTCGGTCCGCCTGGTCGAACGCTATCTGCCCGACCCTTATATTTTCGTCATCCTCTTGACCCTGATCGCGGGCATAGCCGCGATGACCGTCGAACAGCGCACACCCATGGAGGTGGTACGCTTTTGGGGCAACGGCTTCTGGAGCCTGCTGACCTTTGCCATGCAAATGCTGCTGGTACTGCTGACCGGCCACATGCTGGCCAGCACGCCTTTGGTCAAGAGCTGGCTGCGCGCCCTGGCCTCGCTGGCCCGTTCGGCCGGCTCGGCCATTATCCTGGTGACGCTGGTCTCGCTGGCCGCCAGTTGGATCAATTGGGGCTTCGGTCTGGTGGTGGGTGCCTTGTTCGCCAAAGAACTGGCGCGGCAAGTGCGAGTCGACTATCGACTGCTGGTGGCCAGCGCCTATTCGGGCTTTCTGGTCTGGCACGGCGGTCTGGCCGGTTCTGTGCCGCTGACCATTGCCACTCCGGGCCACTTTGCCGAAAGCAAAATGGGCATCATCAGCACCTCGGACACGATCTTCTCGGCCTTTAACCTGGCCATCGTCATTGCCCTGTTCGTCCTGGTGCCGCTGGTCAACCGCCTGATGCTGCCCAGCGACAAAGAAAGCATCTATGTCGATCCCGCGCTGCTGCAAGATACGCCCGACGATCCCAACGCCACCACGAACCGCCCTGCCGACCGCCTGGAAAACAGCCGCCTGATCTCGCTGTCCATCGGCCTGGCCGGCCTGGCGTATATGTTTGATTACTATATCGTGCGCGGCGCGGCCCTGAATCTGAACGTGATCAACTTCAGCTTTCTGATCCTGGCCATCATCCTGCACGGCACCCCCCGCCGCCTGCTTAAAAGCCTGGACGAAGCCATACGCGGCGGTGCCGGCATCGTGATCCAGTTCCCCTTCTATGCAGGCATCATGGCCATCATGATCGATTCCGGTCTGGCCGCCAGCCTGTCCGAATGGCTGGTCTCTTTTGCCACCGCCACGACGCTGCCTTTCTGGACCTTCATCAGCGCCGGACTGGTCAACATCTTTGTACCGTCGGGCGGCGGTCAATGGGCCGTGCAAAGCCCCGTGGTCATCGCTGCGGCCCAGGCCCTGGACGCCGACATGGCACGCACCGCCATGGCCGTGGCCTGGGGTGATTCCTGGACCAATATGCTGCAGCCCTTCTGGGCGCTGCCCGTGCTGGCCATTGCCGGCCTGAAAGCCAAAGACATCATGGGCTTTTGCCTGATTCAGCTATTTGTATCCGGCATCGTCATCTCGGTCGGCCTGACCTGGATGTAA